One Homo sapiens chromosome 3, GRCh38.p14 Primary Assembly genomic window carries:
- the USP19 gene encoding ubiquitin carboxyl-terminal hydrolase 19 isoform 4 (isoform 4 is encoded by transcript variant 4) translates to MSGGASATGPRRGPPGLEDTTSKKKQKDRANQESKDGDPRKETGSRYVAQAGLEPLASGDPSASASHAAGITGSRHRTRLFFPSSSGSASTPQEEQTKEGACEDPHDLLATPTPELLLDWRQSAEEVIVKLRVGVGPLQLEDVDAAFTDTDCVVRFAGGQQWGGVFYAEIKSSCAKVQTRKGSLLHLTLPKKVPMLTWPSLLVEADEQLCIPPLNSQTCLLGSEENLAPLAGEKAVPPGNDPVSPAMVRSRNPGKDDCAKEEMAVAADAATLVDEPESMVNLAFVKNDSYEKGPDSVVVHVYVKEICRDTSRVLFREQDFTLIFQTRDGNFLRLHPGCGPHTTFRWQVKLRNLIEPEQCTFCFTASRIDICLRKRQSQRWGGLEAPAARVGGAKVAVPTGPTPLDSTPPGGAPHPLTGQEEARAVEKDKSKARSEDTGLDSVATRTPMEHVTPKPETHLASPKPTCMVPPMPHSPVSGDSVEEEEEEEKKVCLPGFTGLVNLGNTCFMNSVIQSLSNTRELRDFFHDRSFEAEINYNNPLGTGGRLAIGFAVLLRALWKGTHHAFQPSKLKAIVASKASQFTGYAQHDAQEFMAFLLDGLHEDLNRIQNKPYTETVDSDGRPDEVVAEEAWQRHKMRNDSFIVDLFQGQYKSKLVCPVCAKVSITFDPFLYLPVPLPQKQKVLPVFYFAREPHSKPIKFLVSVSKENSTASEVLDSLSQSVHVKPENLRLAEVIKNRFHRVFLPSHSLDTVSPSDTLLCFELLSSELAKERVVVLEVQQRPQVPSVPISKCAACQRKQQSEDEKLKRCTRCYRVGYCNQLCQKTHWPDHKGLCRPENIGYPFLVSVPASRLTYARLAQLLEGYARYSVSVFQPPFQPGRMALESQSPGCTTLLSTGSLEAGDSERDPIQPPELQLVTPMAEGDTGLPRVWAAPDRGPVPSTSGISSEMLASGPIEVGSLPAGERVSRPEAAVPGYQHPSEAMNAHTPQFFIYKIDSSNREQRLEDKGDTPLELGDDCSLALVWRNNERLQEFVLVASKELECAEDPGSAGEAARAGHFTLDQCLNLFTRPEVLAPEEAWYCPQCKQHREASKQLLLWRLPNVLIVQLKRFSFRSFIWRDKINDLVEFPVRNLDLSKFCIGQKEEQLPSYDLYAVINHYGGMIGGHYTACARLPNDRSSQRSDVGWRLFDDSTVTTVDESQVVTRYAYVLFYRRRNSPVERPPRAGHSEHHPDLGPAAEAAASQASRIWQELEAEEEPVPEGSGPLGPWGPQDWVGPLPRGPTTPDEGCLRYFVLGTVAALVALVLNVFYPLVSQSRWR, encoded by the exons ATGTCTGGCGGGGCCAGTGCCACAGGCCCAAGGAGAGGGCCCCCAGGACTGGAGGACACCACTAGTAAGAAGAAGCAGAAGGATCGAGCAAACCAGGAGAGCAAGGATGGAGATCCTAGGAAAG agacagggtctcgatatgttgcccaggctggtcttgaacctctggcctcaggtgatccttctgcctcagcctcccatgcagctgggatcacaggctcaCGCCACCGTACCCGGCTGTTCTTTCCTTCATCGTCAGGGTCAGCATCCACTCCTCAAGAGGAGCAGACCAAAGAGG GAGCTTGTGAAGACCCTCATGATCTCTTGGCTACTCCCACTCCAGAGTTGTTGCTCGATTGGAGGCAGAGTGCAGAAGAGGTGATTGTCAAGCTTCGTGTGGGAGTAGGTCCCCTGCAGCTGGAGGATGTAGATGCTGCTTTCACAGATACAGACTGTGTGGTGCGGTTTGCAG GTGGTCAGCAGTGGGGTGGTGTCTTCTATGCTGAGATAAAAAGCTCTTGTGCTAAAGTGCAAACCCGCAAGGGCAGTCTCCTGCACCTGACACTGCCCAAAAAGGTGCCTATGCTCACGTGGCCCTCCCTCCTG GTTGAGGCTGATGAACAGCTTTGCATACCACCGCTGAACTCCCAaacctgcctcctgggctcagaggaGAATTTAGCCCCTTTGGCAGGAGAGAAAGCAGTGCCTCCCGGGAATGACCCAGTCTCTCCAGCCATGGTCCGGAGCAGAAACCCTGGGAAAGATGACTGTGCCAAGGAGGAGATGGCAGTGGCAGCAGATGCTGCAACCTTGGTGGATG AGCCCGAGTCGATGGTGAACCTGGCGTTTGTCAAGAATGACTCGTATGAGAAGGGCCCGGATTCAGTGGTGGTGCACGTGTACGTGAAGGAGATCTGCAGGGACACCTCAAGAGTACTTTTCCGTGAGCAGGACTTCACGCTCATCTTCCAGACcag GGATGGAAACTTCCTGAGGCTGCACCCGGGCTGTGGGCCCCACACCACCTTCCGTTGGCAGGTGAAGCTCAG GAATCTGATTGAGCCAGAGCAGTGCACCTTCTGTTTCACGGCTTCTCGCATCGACATCTGCCTTCGTAAGAGGCAGAGTCAGCGCTGGGGGGGCCTGGAGGCCCCGGCTGCACGAG TGGGTGGTGCAAAGGTTGCCGTGCCGACAGGTCCAACCCCTCTGGATTCAACCCCACCAGGAGgtgctccccaccccctgacaggccagGAGGAGGCCCGGGCTGTGGAGAAGGATAAATCCAAGGCACGATCTGAGGACACAGGGCTAGACAGTGTGGCAACCCGCACACCCATGGAGCATGTAACCCCAAAGCCAGAGACACACCTGGCCTCG CCCAAGCCTACATGCATGGTGCCTCCCATGCCCCACAGCCCAGTTAGTGGAGACAgcgtggaggaggaggaagaggaagagaagaaggtgTGTCTGCCAGGCTTCACTGGCCTTGTCAATTTAGGCAACACCTGCTTCATGAACAGCGTCATTCAGTCTCTGTCCAACACTCGGGAACTCCGGGACTTCTTCCATG ACCGCTCCTTTGAGGCTGAGATCAACTACAACAACCCACTAGGGACTGGTGGGCGTCTGGCCATTGGCTTTGCCGTGCTGCTTCGGGCGCTGTGGAAGGGCACCCACCATGCCTTCCAGCCTTCCAAGTTGAAG GCCATTGTGGCGAGTAAGGCCAGCCAGTTCACAGGCTATGCACAGCATGATGCCCAGGAGTTCATGGCTTTCCTGCTGGATGGGCTGCACGAGGACCTGAATCGCATTCAGAACAAGCCCTACACAGAGACCGTGGATTCAGATGGGCGGCCCGATGAG GTGGTAGCTGAGGAAGCATGGCAGCGGCACAAGATGAGGAATGACTCTTTCATCGTGGACCTATTTCAGGGGCAGTACAAGTCGAAGCTGGTGTGCCCTGTGTGTGCCAAG GTCTCCATCACTTTTGACCCGTTTCTTTATCTGCCGGTGCCCTTGCCACAAAAGCAAAAGGTTCTCCCTGTCTTTTATTTTGCCCGAGAGCCCCACAGCAAGCCCATCAAG TTCCTGGTGAGCGTCAGCAAGGAGAACTCCACTGCGAGCGAAGTATTGGACTCCCTCTCTCAGAGTGTTCATGTGAAGCCTGAGAACCTGCGTTTGGCGGAG GTAATTAAGAATCGTTTTCATCGTGTGTTCCTACCCTCCCACTCACTGGACACTGTGTCCCCATCTGATACGCTCCTCTGCTTTGAGCTGCTATCCTCAGAGTTGGCTAAGGAGCGGGTAGTGGTGCTAGAGGTGCAACAG CGCCCCCAGGTGCCCAGCGTCCCCATCTCCAAGTGTGCAGCCTGCCAGCGGAAGCAACAGTCGGAGGATGAAAAGCTGAAGCGCTGTACCCGGTGCTACCGTGTGGGCTACTGCAACCA GCTCTGCCAGAAAACCCACTGGCCTGACCACAAGGGCCTCTGCCGACCTGAGAACATTGGCTACCCCTTCCTGGTCAGTGTACCTGCCTCACGCCTCACTTATGCCCGCCTCGCTCAGTTGCTAGAGGGCTATGCCCG GTACTCTGTGAGTGTATTCCAGCCACCCTTTCAGCCAGGCCGCATGGCCTTGGAGTCTCAGAGCCCTGGCTGCACCACACTGCTCTCCACAGGTTCCCTGGAGGCTGGGGACAGCGAGAGAGACCCCATTCAGCCACCTGAGCTCCAGCTGGTGACCCCTATGGCTGAGGGGGACACAGGGCTTCCCCGGGTGTGGGCAGCCCCTGACCGGGGTCCTGTGCCCAGCACCAGTGGAATTTCTTCTGAGATGCTGGCCAGTGGGCCCATTGAGGTTGGCTCCTTGCCAGCTGGCGAGAGGGTGTCCCGACCCGAAG CTGCTGTGCCTGGGTACCAGCATCCAAGTGAAGCTATGAATGCCCACACACCCCagttcttcatctataaaattgatTCATCCAACCGAGAGCAGCGGCTAGAGGACAAAG GAGACACCCCACTGGAGCTGGGTGACGACTGTAGCCTGGCTCTCGTCTGGCGGAACAATGAGCGCTTGCAGGAGTTTGTGTTGGTAGCCTCCAAGGAGCTGGAATGTGCTGAGGATCCAGGCTCTGCCGGTGAGGCTGCCCGGGCCGGCCACTTCACCCTGGACCAGTGCCTCAACCTCTTCACACGGCCTGAGGTGCTGGCACCCGAGGAGGCCTG GTACTGCCCACAGTGCAAACAGCACCGTGAGGCCTCCAAGCAGCTGTTGCTATGGCGCCTGCCAAATGTTCTCATCGTGCAGCTCAAGCGCTTCTCCTTTCGTAGTTTTATCTGGCGTGACAAGATCAATGACTTGGTGGAGTTCCCTGTTAG GAACCTGGACCTGAGCAAGTTCTGCATTGGTCAGAAAGAGGAGCAGCTGCCCAGCTACGATCTATATGCTGTCATCAACCACTATGGAGGCATGATTGGTGGCCACTACACTGCCTGTGCACGCCTGCCCAATGATCGTAGCAGTCAGCGCAGTGACGTGG GCTGGCGCTTGTTTGATGACAGCACAGTGACAACGGTAGACGAGAGCCAGGTTGTGACGCGTTATGCCTATGTACTCTTCTACCGCCGGCGGAACTCTCCTGTGGAGAGGCCCCCCAGGGCAGGTCACTCTGAGCACCACCCAGACCTAGGCCCTGCAGCTGAGGCTGCTGCCAGCCAG GCTTCCCGGATTtggcaggagctggaggctgaggaggagccGGTGCCTGAGGGGTCTGGGCCCCTGGGTCCCTGGGGGCCCCAAGACTGGGTGGGCCCCCTACCACGTGGCCCTACCACACCAGATGAGGGCTGCCTCCGGTACTTTGTCCTGGGCACCGTGGCGGCTTTGGTGGCCCTCGTGCTCAACGTGTTCTATCCTCTGGTATCCCAGAGTCGCTGGAGATGA
- the USP19 gene encoding ubiquitin carboxyl-terminal hydrolase 19 isoform X4 → MSGGASATGPRRGPPGLEDTTSKKKQKDRANQESKDGDPRKETGSRYVAQAGLEPLASGDPSASASHAAGITGSRHRTRLFFPSSSGSASTPQEEQTKEELLLDWRQSAEEVIVKLRVGVGPLQLEDVDAAFTDTDCVVRFAGGQQWGGVFYAEIKSSCAKVQTRKGSLLHLTLPKKVPMLTWPSLLKKPLGTQELVPGLRCQENGQELSPIALEPGPEPHRAKQEARNQKRAQGRGEVGAGAGPGAQAGPSAKRAVHLCRGPEGDGSRDDPGPRGDAPPFVADPATQVEADEQLCIPPLNSQTCLLGSEENLAPLAGEKAVPPGNDPVSPAMVRSRNPGKDDCAKEEMAVAADAATLVDGKEPESMVNLAFVKNDSYEKGPDSVVVHVYVKEICRDTSRVLFREQDFTLIFQTRDGNFLRLHPGCGPHTTFRWQVKLRNLIEPEQCTFCFTASRIDICLRKRQSQRWGGLEAPAARGAVGGAKVAVPTGPTPLDSTPPGGAPHPLTGQEEARAVEKDKSKARSEDTGLDSVATRTPMEHVTPKPETHLASPKPTCMVPPMPHSPVSGDSVEEEEEEEKKVCLPGFTGLVNLGNTCFMNSVIQSLSNTRELRDFFHDRSFEAEINYNNPLGTGGRLAIGFAVLLRALWKGTHHAFQPSKLKAIVASKASQFTGYAQHDAQEFMAFLLDGLHEDLNRIQNKPYTETVDSDGRPDEVVAEEAWQRHKMRNDSFIVDLFQGQYKSKLVCPVCAKVSITFDPFLYLPVPLPQKQKVLPVFYFAREPHSKPIKFLVSVSKENSTASEVLDSLSQSVHVKPENLRLAEVIKNRFHRVFLPSHSLDTVSPSDTLLCFELLSSELAKERVVVLEVQQRPQVPSVPISKCAACQRKQQSEDEKLKRCTRCYRVGYCNQLCQKTHWPDHKGLCRPENIGYPFLVSVPASRLTYARLAQLLEGYARYSVSVFQPPFQPGRMALESQSPGCTTLLSTGSLEAGDSERDPIQPPELQLVTPMAEGDTGLPRVWAAPDRGPVPSTSGISSEMLASGPIEVGSLPAGERVSRPEAAVPGYQHPSEAMNAHTPQFFIYKIDSSNREQRLEDKGDTPLELGDDCSLALVWRNNERLQEFVLVASKELECAEDPGSAGEAARAGHFTLDQCLNLFTRPEVLAPEEAWYCPQCKQHREASKQLLLWRLPNVLIVQLKRFSFRSFIWRDKINDLVEFPVRNLDLSKFCIGQKEEQLPSYDLYAVINHYGGMIGGHYTACARLPNDRSSQRSDVGWRLFDDSTVTTVDESQVVTRYAYVLFYRRRNSPVERPPRAGHSEHHPDLGPAAEAAASQASRIWQELEAEEEPVPEGSGPLGPWGPQDWVGPLPRGPTTPDEGCLRYFVLGTVAALVALVLNVFYPLVSQSRWR, encoded by the exons ATGTCTGGCGGGGCCAGTGCCACAGGCCCAAGGAGAGGGCCCCCAGGACTGGAGGACACCACTAGTAAGAAGAAGCAGAAGGATCGAGCAAACCAGGAGAGCAAGGATGGAGATCCTAGGAAAG agacagggtctcgatatgttgcccaggctggtcttgaacctctggcctcaggtgatccttctgcctcagcctcccatgcagctgggatcacaggctcaCGCCACCGTACCCGGCTGTTCTTTCCTTCATCGTCAGGGTCAGCATCCACTCCTCAAGAGGAGCAGACCAAAGAGG AGTTGTTGCTCGATTGGAGGCAGAGTGCAGAAGAGGTGATTGTCAAGCTTCGTGTGGGAGTAGGTCCCCTGCAGCTGGAGGATGTAGATGCTGCTTTCACAGATACAGACTGTGTGGTGCGGTTTGCAG GTGGTCAGCAGTGGGGTGGTGTCTTCTATGCTGAGATAAAAAGCTCTTGTGCTAAAGTGCAAACCCGCAAGGGCAGTCTCCTGCACCTGACACTGCCCAAAAAGGTGCCTATGCTCACGTGGCCCTCCCTCCTG AAGAAACCTCTAGGGACCCAGGAGCTGGTGCCGGGGCTGCGGTGCCAGGAGAATGGGCAGGAACTGTCTCCCATTGCCCTGGAGCCAGGCCCTGAGCCCCACCGGGCTAAGCAGGAGGCCCGGAACCAGAAGCGGGCCCAGGGCCGTGGTGAGGTAGGCGCAGGGGCTGGCCCCGGGGCCCAGGCAGGGCCCAGCGCCAAGAGGGCTGTGCATCTCTGCAGAGGGCCAGAGGGGGACGGGTCCAGGGATGACCCTGGACCCCGGGGTGATGCCCCACCCTTCGTGGCTGACCCAGCCACCCAG GTTGAGGCTGATGAACAGCTTTGCATACCACCGCTGAACTCCCAaacctgcctcctgggctcagaggaGAATTTAGCCCCTTTGGCAGGAGAGAAAGCAGTGCCTCCCGGGAATGACCCAGTCTCTCCAGCCATGGTCCGGAGCAGAAACCCTGGGAAAGATGACTGTGCCAAGGAGGAGATGGCAGTGGCAGCAGATGCTGCAACCTTGGTGGATGGTaaag AGCCCGAGTCGATGGTGAACCTGGCGTTTGTCAAGAATGACTCGTATGAGAAGGGCCCGGATTCAGTGGTGGTGCACGTGTACGTGAAGGAGATCTGCAGGGACACCTCAAGAGTACTTTTCCGTGAGCAGGACTTCACGCTCATCTTCCAGACcag GGATGGAAACTTCCTGAGGCTGCACCCGGGCTGTGGGCCCCACACCACCTTCCGTTGGCAGGTGAAGCTCAG GAATCTGATTGAGCCAGAGCAGTGCACCTTCTGTTTCACGGCTTCTCGCATCGACATCTGCCTTCGTAAGAGGCAGAGTCAGCGCTGGGGGGGCCTGGAGGCCCCGGCTGCACGAG GTGCAGTGGGTGGTGCAAAGGTTGCCGTGCCGACAGGTCCAACCCCTCTGGATTCAACCCCACCAGGAGgtgctccccaccccctgacaggccagGAGGAGGCCCGGGCTGTGGAGAAGGATAAATCCAAGGCACGATCTGAGGACACAGGGCTAGACAGTGTGGCAACCCGCACACCCATGGAGCATGTAACCCCAAAGCCAGAGACACACCTGGCCTCG CCCAAGCCTACATGCATGGTGCCTCCCATGCCCCACAGCCCAGTTAGTGGAGACAgcgtggaggaggaggaagaggaagagaagaaggtgTGTCTGCCAGGCTTCACTGGCCTTGTCAATTTAGGCAACACCTGCTTCATGAACAGCGTCATTCAGTCTCTGTCCAACACTCGGGAACTCCGGGACTTCTTCCATG ACCGCTCCTTTGAGGCTGAGATCAACTACAACAACCCACTAGGGACTGGTGGGCGTCTGGCCATTGGCTTTGCCGTGCTGCTTCGGGCGCTGTGGAAGGGCACCCACCATGCCTTCCAGCCTTCCAAGTTGAAG GCCATTGTGGCGAGTAAGGCCAGCCAGTTCACAGGCTATGCACAGCATGATGCCCAGGAGTTCATGGCTTTCCTGCTGGATGGGCTGCACGAGGACCTGAATCGCATTCAGAACAAGCCCTACACAGAGACCGTGGATTCAGATGGGCGGCCCGATGAG GTGGTAGCTGAGGAAGCATGGCAGCGGCACAAGATGAGGAATGACTCTTTCATCGTGGACCTATTTCAGGGGCAGTACAAGTCGAAGCTGGTGTGCCCTGTGTGTGCCAAG GTCTCCATCACTTTTGACCCGTTTCTTTATCTGCCGGTGCCCTTGCCACAAAAGCAAAAGGTTCTCCCTGTCTTTTATTTTGCCCGAGAGCCCCACAGCAAGCCCATCAAG TTCCTGGTGAGCGTCAGCAAGGAGAACTCCACTGCGAGCGAAGTATTGGACTCCCTCTCTCAGAGTGTTCATGTGAAGCCTGAGAACCTGCGTTTGGCGGAG GTAATTAAGAATCGTTTTCATCGTGTGTTCCTACCCTCCCACTCACTGGACACTGTGTCCCCATCTGATACGCTCCTCTGCTTTGAGCTGCTATCCTCAGAGTTGGCTAAGGAGCGGGTAGTGGTGCTAGAGGTGCAACAG CGCCCCCAGGTGCCCAGCGTCCCCATCTCCAAGTGTGCAGCCTGCCAGCGGAAGCAACAGTCGGAGGATGAAAAGCTGAAGCGCTGTACCCGGTGCTACCGTGTGGGCTACTGCAACCA GCTCTGCCAGAAAACCCACTGGCCTGACCACAAGGGCCTCTGCCGACCTGAGAACATTGGCTACCCCTTCCTGGTCAGTGTACCTGCCTCACGCCTCACTTATGCCCGCCTCGCTCAGTTGCTAGAGGGCTATGCCCG GTACTCTGTGAGTGTATTCCAGCCACCCTTTCAGCCAGGCCGCATGGCCTTGGAGTCTCAGAGCCCTGGCTGCACCACACTGCTCTCCACAGGTTCCCTGGAGGCTGGGGACAGCGAGAGAGACCCCATTCAGCCACCTGAGCTCCAGCTGGTGACCCCTATGGCTGAGGGGGACACAGGGCTTCCCCGGGTGTGGGCAGCCCCTGACCGGGGTCCTGTGCCCAGCACCAGTGGAATTTCTTCTGAGATGCTGGCCAGTGGGCCCATTGAGGTTGGCTCCTTGCCAGCTGGCGAGAGGGTGTCCCGACCCGAAG CTGCTGTGCCTGGGTACCAGCATCCAAGTGAAGCTATGAATGCCCACACACCCCagttcttcatctataaaattgatTCATCCAACCGAGAGCAGCGGCTAGAGGACAAAG GAGACACCCCACTGGAGCTGGGTGACGACTGTAGCCTGGCTCTCGTCTGGCGGAACAATGAGCGCTTGCAGGAGTTTGTGTTGGTAGCCTCCAAGGAGCTGGAATGTGCTGAGGATCCAGGCTCTGCCGGTGAGGCTGCCCGGGCCGGCCACTTCACCCTGGACCAGTGCCTCAACCTCTTCACACGGCCTGAGGTGCTGGCACCCGAGGAGGCCTG GTACTGCCCACAGTGCAAACAGCACCGTGAGGCCTCCAAGCAGCTGTTGCTATGGCGCCTGCCAAATGTTCTCATCGTGCAGCTCAAGCGCTTCTCCTTTCGTAGTTTTATCTGGCGTGACAAGATCAATGACTTGGTGGAGTTCCCTGTTAG GAACCTGGACCTGAGCAAGTTCTGCATTGGTCAGAAAGAGGAGCAGCTGCCCAGCTACGATCTATATGCTGTCATCAACCACTATGGAGGCATGATTGGTGGCCACTACACTGCCTGTGCACGCCTGCCCAATGATCGTAGCAGTCAGCGCAGTGACGTGG GCTGGCGCTTGTTTGATGACAGCACAGTGACAACGGTAGACGAGAGCCAGGTTGTGACGCGTTATGCCTATGTACTCTTCTACCGCCGGCGGAACTCTCCTGTGGAGAGGCCCCCCAGGGCAGGTCACTCTGAGCACCACCCAGACCTAGGCCCTGCAGCTGAGGCTGCTGCCAGCCAG GCTTCCCGGATTtggcaggagctggaggctgaggaggagccGGTGCCTGAGGGGTCTGGGCCCCTGGGTCCCTGGGGGCCCCAAGACTGGGTGGGCCCCCTACCACGTGGCCCTACCACACCAGATGAGGGCTGCCTCCGGTACTTTGTCCTGGGCACCGTGGCGGCTTTGGTGGCCCTCGTGCTCAACGTGTTCTATCCTCTGGTATCCCAGAGTCGCTGGAGATGA